A region from the Salidesulfovibrio onnuriiensis genome encodes:
- a CDS encoding acetate/propionate family kinase, with translation MKILVINCGSSSLKYMLLDMKKQAPMSSGVVERIGEDVGIITHKDLRDGERKFREDHPIPDHDVALRLAVDHLTHPEHGAVAGVHEIDAVGHRVVQGGETFKAPAVIDKAVTEAIRANIPLAPLHNPANLTGIEVALELFPKCPQVAVFDTEFHQTMPPRAYIYALPYRLYEELRVRRYGFHGTSHRYVARTAAKLLGKPLEKTKLITVHLGNGSSIAAVDGGRCVDTSMGLTPLAGLMMGTRCGDVDPAVFTFLADNKGMSIKEIDELLNKQSGLKGICGMNDMRDIHEARAHGDEKAQLAFEMFAYRVKKYIGAYLAVLGGADAVVFTAGIGENDDFVREAACSGLEQLGIIIDQTANQGRKTEACPVHRPESPVQVWVVPTDEELEIALASRAALS, from the coding sequence AATCATCACCCACAAGGACCTGCGCGACGGCGAACGAAAATTTCGGGAGGACCACCCCATCCCGGACCATGACGTGGCTCTGCGCCTGGCCGTGGACCACCTGACCCACCCGGAACACGGAGCCGTTGCCGGGGTGCACGAAATCGACGCCGTGGGGCACCGGGTGGTCCAGGGCGGCGAGACCTTCAAAGCTCCGGCGGTCATCGACAAGGCCGTCACGGAGGCCATCCGGGCCAACATTCCCCTGGCCCCGCTGCACAACCCGGCCAACCTCACCGGCATCGAGGTGGCCCTGGAGCTGTTCCCCAAATGTCCGCAGGTGGCCGTTTTCGATACGGAATTTCACCAGACCATGCCGCCCAGAGCCTATATATACGCCCTGCCCTACCGCCTCTACGAGGAACTGCGGGTTCGGCGCTACGGATTCCACGGCACCTCCCACCGCTATGTGGCCCGCACGGCCGCCAAGCTCCTGGGCAAGCCCCTGGAGAAAACCAAACTCATCACCGTGCACCTGGGCAACGGCAGCTCCATCGCGGCCGTGGACGGCGGCAGATGCGTGGACACCAGCATGGGCCTGACCCCGCTGGCAGGGCTGATGATGGGCACGCGCTGCGGCGACGTGGACCCGGCCGTGTTCACCTTCCTGGCCGACAACAAGGGCATGTCCATCAAGGAGATAGACGAACTGCTCAACAAGCAGAGCGGCCTCAAGGGGATCTGCGGCATGAACGACATGCGCGACATCCACGAGGCGCGCGCCCACGGTGATGAAAAAGCGCAGTTGGCATTTGAAATGTTCGCCTATCGTGTTAAGAAGTACATCGGAGCTTATTTGGCCGTGCTTGGCGGGGCCGATGCCGTCGTCTTCACCGCGGGCATCGGCGAAAACGATGATTTCGTGCGTGAAGCGGCCTGTTCCGGGCTCGAACAACTAGGCATCATCATTGATCAAACAGCCAATCAAGGGCGCAAGACAGAGGCCTGTCCCGTTCACCGGCCCGAAAGCCCCGTTCAGGTATGGGTCGTGCCCACTGACGAAGAACTTGAAATCGCGCTGGCATCTCGCGCCGCGCTAAGCTAA